GATAGGCGGCCTGTGAAACCCGCCTTCTTATGATGCACGATGAACGGAACTCTCCCCTCGAATCGGCAGAACCCACAGGACGCAACCCGGACGCCCGTTCCAGGGGTCGATGCAGTCGTCTCTCGTGAACGAACTACGACAACTCCAGTTCGACGATCCCCGATCCGTCGGTCACGGCGCCCTCGGCTCGGCCCCCATCTCGTAGGGCGCGTCGGGCTGGCCGAGGAAGTAGTACGCCACGAACCCGAGGACCGGCAGGAAAAAACAGAGCCCGGTCCAGGCGGTCGCGGCGTCGCTTCCCCGCCCGGTCGCGTCGATGTAGACCCACCCCGGGAGCGCGACGTGGGCCACGAGGAAGTAGATCGCGAACCCCGCGAAGTACGCGAACGTCCCGACGTCGGAGATCACCGCCCACATTATCACGAGCGGGAGGAAGGCGACGGCGACGAGCCCCCCGAGCACGACGAGCGGCGAACGCGTCGTTGGCATCAGTAGCGTGTTGGAACCGCGTCGGTATGACGCTTTCCGGTCGCCGATGCGGGCCCTCGCCCGCGTCCCAGAAGTCATATGCCCCCGTCGCGACTCCGTACCGGTATGGACGCCTACGACCGGATCACCCGGAACGCCGCCGAGGTGGTCACCGACGAGGAGGTCCGCGCGTTAGCCGACTCGCCCGACGGAAAACGGGCGTACGTCGGCTACGAGCCCTCCGGGGTCCTCCACGTCGGGCATATGCTCACCGCGAACAAGCTGATC
This genomic stretch from Halobellus ruber harbors:
- a CDS encoding PLDc N-terminal domain-containing protein, coding for MPTTRSPLVVLGGLVAVAFLPLVIMWAVISDVGTFAYFAGFAIYFLVAHVALPGWVYIDATGRGSDAATAWTGLCFFLPVLGFVAYYFLGQPDAPYEMGAEPRAP